In Equus przewalskii isolate Varuska chromosome 15, EquPr2, whole genome shotgun sequence, a single genomic region encodes these proteins:
- the SEMA3F gene encoding semaphorin-3F isoform X2: MPVAGLLLWASLLTGAWPATLTQDHLPATPRVRLSFKELKATGTAHFFNFLLNTTDYRILLKDEDHDRMYVGSKDYVLSLDLHDINREPLIIHWAASPQRIEECVLSGKDGNGECGNFVRLIQPWNRTHLYVCGTGAYNPMCTYVNRGRRAQDYIFYLEPERLESGKGKCPYDPKLDTASALINEELYAGVYIDFMGTDAAIFRTLGKQTAMRTDQYNSRWLNEPSFIHAELVPDSAERNDDKLYFFFRERSAEAPQSPAVYARIGRICLNDDGGHCCLVNKWSTFLKARLVCSVPGEDGIETHFDELQDVFVQQTQDVRNPVIYAVFTSSGSVFRGSAVCVYSMADIRMVFNGPFAHKEGPNYQWMPFSGKMPYPRPGTCPGGTFTPSMKSTKDYPDEVINFMRSHPLMYQAVYPLQRRPLVVRTGAPYRLTTVAVDQVDAADGRYEVLFLGTDRGTVQKVIVLPKDDQEMEELMLEEVEVFKDPAPVKTMTISSKRQQLYVASAVGVTHLSLHRCQAYGAACADCCLARDPYCAWDGQACSRYTASSKRRSRRQDVRHGNPIRQCRGFNSNANKNAVESVQYGVAGSAAFLECQPRSPQATVKWLFQRDPSDRRREIRAEDRFLRTEQGLLLRALQLGDRGLYSCTATENNFKHVVTRVQLHVLGRDAVHAALFPPPAVSAPPPAGAGLPTPPYQELAQLLAQPEVGLIHQYCQGYWRHVPPSPRDAPGAPRPPEPQDQKKPRNRRHHPPDT; this comes from the exons ATGCCTGTCGCTGGTCTCCTCCTCTGGGCTTCCCTACTGACTGGGGCCTGGCCAGCCACTCTGACCCAGGACCACCTCCCAGCCACACCCCGGGTCCGGCTCTCATTCAAAG AGCTTAAGGCCACAGGGACTGCCCACTTCTTTAACTTCCTGCTCAACACAACTGACTACCGGATCCTACTCAAGGACGAGGACCACGACCGCATGTATGTGGGCAGCAAGGACTACGTGCTATCCCTGGACCTGCACGACATCAACCGAGAGCCCCTCATT ATCCACTGGGCAGCCTCCCCACAGCGCATTGAGGAGTGCGTGCTCTCAGGCAAGGATGGCAAC ggtgAGTGTGGGAACTTCGTCAGGCTCATCCAGCCCTGGAACCGCACACACCTGTACGTGTGTGGGACCGGCGCCTACAACCCCATGTGTACCTACGTAAACCGTGGCCGCCGTGCCCAG GATTACATCTTCTACCTGGAGCCTGAGAGACTCGAGTCAGGGAAGGGCAAGTGTCCGTACGACCCCAAGCTGGACACAGCCTCAGCCCTCATCA ACGAGGAACTCTATGCTGGTGTGTACATCGACTTCATGGGCACTGATGCAGCGATCTTCCGCACGCTTGGAAAGCAGACAGCCATGCGCACAGATCAGTACAACTCCCGGTGGCTCAATG AGCCTTCCTTCATCCACGCTGAGCTCGTCCCCGACAGCGCTGAGCGCAATGACGATAAGCTCTACTTCTTCTTCCGTGAGCGGTCCGCAGAGGCGCCGCAGAGCCCCGCTGTGTATGCCCGAATTGGACGGATCTGCCTG AATGATGATGGTGGCCACTGCTGCCTGGTCAACAAGTGGAGCACATTCCTGAAGGCACGGCTAGTCTGCTCCGTGCCAGGCGAGGATGGCATTGAGACTCACTTCGATGAGCTCC aggATGTGTTTGTCCAGCAGACCCAGGATGTGAGGAATCCAGTCATTTACGCTGTCTTTACCTCCTCggg CTCCGTATTCCGAGGCTCTGCTGTGTGTGTCTACTCCATGGCTGACATTCGCATGGTCTTCAATGGGCCCTTTGCCCACAAAGAGGGCCCCAACTACCAGTGGATGCCCTTCTCAGGGAAGATGCCCTACCCACGGCCCGGCACG TGCCCTGGCGGAACCTTCACACCATCCATGAAGTCCACCAAGGACTATCCTGATGAAGTCATCAACTTCATGCGCAGCCACCCACTCATGTACCAGGCTGTGTACCCTCTGCAGCGGAGGCCCCTGGTGGTCCGCACAGGTGCTCCCTACCGGCTCACCACTGTTGCTGTGGACCAGGTGGATGCAGCTGATGGGCGCTATGAGGTGCTTTTCCTGGGCACAG ACCGCGGGACAGTGCAGAAGGTCATTGTGCTGCCCAAGGATGACCAGGAGATGGAGGAGCTCatgctggaggaggtggaggtcTTCAAG GATCCAGCACCCGTTAAGACCATGACCATCTCTTCCAAGAGA cAACAACTGTACGTGGCCTCAGCCGTGGGTGTCACACACCTGAGCCTACACCGCTGCCAGGCTTATGGGGCTGCTTGTGCCGACTGCTGCCTCGCCCGGGACCCCTACTGCGCCTGGGATGGCCAGGCCTGTTCCCGCTACACAGCATCCTCCAAGAG GCGGAGCCGCCGGCAGGACGTCCGGCACGGGAACCCCATCAGGCAGTGCCGTGGGTTCAACTCCAATG CCAACAAGAATGCCGTGGAGTCGGTGCAGTATGGTGTGGCGGGCAGTGCAGCCTTCCTTGAGTGCCAGCCCCGCTCACCCCAGGCAACTGTTAAGTGGCTGTTCCAGCGAGATCCCAGTGACCGGCGTCGTGAG ATCCGTGCAGAGGACCGCTTCCTGCGCACAGAGCAGGGCTTGCTGCTTCGTGCCCTGCAGCTCGGGGACCGCGGCCTCTACTCCTGCACAGCCACCGAGAACAACTTCAAGCATGTCGTCACACGAGTGCAGCTGCATGTACTGGGCCGGGACGCTGTCCATGCTGCCCTCTTCCCACCACCAGCTGTGAGCGCCCCTCCACCTGCAGGCGCTGGCCTCCCCACGCCCCCTTACCAGGAGCTGGCCCAGCTGCTGGCCCAGCCAGAAGTGGGCCTCATCCACCAGTACTGCCAGGGCTACTGGCGCCACgtgccccccagccccagggatgcCCCAGGGGCACCCCGGCCTCCTGAACCCCAGGACCAGAAAAAGCCCCGGAACCGCCGCCACCACCCGCCGGACACATGA
- the SEMA3F gene encoding semaphorin-3F isoform X1 — MPVAGLLLWASLLTGAWPATLTQDHLPATPRVRLSFKELKATGTAHFFNFLLNTTDYRILLKDEDHDRMYVGSKDYVLSLDLHDINREPLIIHWAASPQRIEECVLSGKDGNGECGNFVRLIQPWNRTHLYVCGTGAYNPMCTYVNRGRRAQAMSWTQMQVVRGRGNRATDGTFRLTPTAPRQDYIFYLEPERLESGKGKCPYDPKLDTASALINEELYAGVYIDFMGTDAAIFRTLGKQTAMRTDQYNSRWLNEPSFIHAELVPDSAERNDDKLYFFFRERSAEAPQSPAVYARIGRICLNDDGGHCCLVNKWSTFLKARLVCSVPGEDGIETHFDELQDVFVQQTQDVRNPVIYAVFTSSGSVFRGSAVCVYSMADIRMVFNGPFAHKEGPNYQWMPFSGKMPYPRPGTCPGGTFTPSMKSTKDYPDEVINFMRSHPLMYQAVYPLQRRPLVVRTGAPYRLTTVAVDQVDAADGRYEVLFLGTDRGTVQKVIVLPKDDQEMEELMLEEVEVFKDPAPVKTMTISSKRQQLYVASAVGVTHLSLHRCQAYGAACADCCLARDPYCAWDGQACSRYTASSKRRSRRQDVRHGNPIRQCRGFNSNANKNAVESVQYGVAGSAAFLECQPRSPQATVKWLFQRDPSDRRREIRAEDRFLRTEQGLLLRALQLGDRGLYSCTATENNFKHVVTRVQLHVLGRDAVHAALFPPPAVSAPPPAGAGLPTPPYQELAQLLAQPEVGLIHQYCQGYWRHVPPSPRDAPGAPRPPEPQDQKKPRNRRHHPPDT; from the exons ATGCCTGTCGCTGGTCTCCTCCTCTGGGCTTCCCTACTGACTGGGGCCTGGCCAGCCACTCTGACCCAGGACCACCTCCCAGCCACACCCCGGGTCCGGCTCTCATTCAAAG AGCTTAAGGCCACAGGGACTGCCCACTTCTTTAACTTCCTGCTCAACACAACTGACTACCGGATCCTACTCAAGGACGAGGACCACGACCGCATGTATGTGGGCAGCAAGGACTACGTGCTATCCCTGGACCTGCACGACATCAACCGAGAGCCCCTCATT ATCCACTGGGCAGCCTCCCCACAGCGCATTGAGGAGTGCGTGCTCTCAGGCAAGGATGGCAAC ggtgAGTGTGGGAACTTCGTCAGGCTCATCCAGCCCTGGAACCGCACACACCTGTACGTGTGTGGGACCGGCGCCTACAACCCCATGTGTACCTACGTAAACCGTGGCCGCCGTGCCCAG GCCATGTCCTGGACCCAGATGCAGGTGGTCAGAGGCCGAGGCAACAGAGCCACGGATGGTACCTTCCGCCTGACGCCCACGGCCCCACGCCAG GATTACATCTTCTACCTGGAGCCTGAGAGACTCGAGTCAGGGAAGGGCAAGTGTCCGTACGACCCCAAGCTGGACACAGCCTCAGCCCTCATCA ACGAGGAACTCTATGCTGGTGTGTACATCGACTTCATGGGCACTGATGCAGCGATCTTCCGCACGCTTGGAAAGCAGACAGCCATGCGCACAGATCAGTACAACTCCCGGTGGCTCAATG AGCCTTCCTTCATCCACGCTGAGCTCGTCCCCGACAGCGCTGAGCGCAATGACGATAAGCTCTACTTCTTCTTCCGTGAGCGGTCCGCAGAGGCGCCGCAGAGCCCCGCTGTGTATGCCCGAATTGGACGGATCTGCCTG AATGATGATGGTGGCCACTGCTGCCTGGTCAACAAGTGGAGCACATTCCTGAAGGCACGGCTAGTCTGCTCCGTGCCAGGCGAGGATGGCATTGAGACTCACTTCGATGAGCTCC aggATGTGTTTGTCCAGCAGACCCAGGATGTGAGGAATCCAGTCATTTACGCTGTCTTTACCTCCTCggg CTCCGTATTCCGAGGCTCTGCTGTGTGTGTCTACTCCATGGCTGACATTCGCATGGTCTTCAATGGGCCCTTTGCCCACAAAGAGGGCCCCAACTACCAGTGGATGCCCTTCTCAGGGAAGATGCCCTACCCACGGCCCGGCACG TGCCCTGGCGGAACCTTCACACCATCCATGAAGTCCACCAAGGACTATCCTGATGAAGTCATCAACTTCATGCGCAGCCACCCACTCATGTACCAGGCTGTGTACCCTCTGCAGCGGAGGCCCCTGGTGGTCCGCACAGGTGCTCCCTACCGGCTCACCACTGTTGCTGTGGACCAGGTGGATGCAGCTGATGGGCGCTATGAGGTGCTTTTCCTGGGCACAG ACCGCGGGACAGTGCAGAAGGTCATTGTGCTGCCCAAGGATGACCAGGAGATGGAGGAGCTCatgctggaggaggtggaggtcTTCAAG GATCCAGCACCCGTTAAGACCATGACCATCTCTTCCAAGAGA cAACAACTGTACGTGGCCTCAGCCGTGGGTGTCACACACCTGAGCCTACACCGCTGCCAGGCTTATGGGGCTGCTTGTGCCGACTGCTGCCTCGCCCGGGACCCCTACTGCGCCTGGGATGGCCAGGCCTGTTCCCGCTACACAGCATCCTCCAAGAG GCGGAGCCGCCGGCAGGACGTCCGGCACGGGAACCCCATCAGGCAGTGCCGTGGGTTCAACTCCAATG CCAACAAGAATGCCGTGGAGTCGGTGCAGTATGGTGTGGCGGGCAGTGCAGCCTTCCTTGAGTGCCAGCCCCGCTCACCCCAGGCAACTGTTAAGTGGCTGTTCCAGCGAGATCCCAGTGACCGGCGTCGTGAG ATCCGTGCAGAGGACCGCTTCCTGCGCACAGAGCAGGGCTTGCTGCTTCGTGCCCTGCAGCTCGGGGACCGCGGCCTCTACTCCTGCACAGCCACCGAGAACAACTTCAAGCATGTCGTCACACGAGTGCAGCTGCATGTACTGGGCCGGGACGCTGTCCATGCTGCCCTCTTCCCACCACCAGCTGTGAGCGCCCCTCCACCTGCAGGCGCTGGCCTCCCCACGCCCCCTTACCAGGAGCTGGCCCAGCTGCTGGCCCAGCCAGAAGTGGGCCTCATCCACCAGTACTGCCAGGGCTACTGGCGCCACgtgccccccagccccagggatgcCCCAGGGGCACCCCGGCCTCCTGAACCCCAGGACCAGAAAAAGCCCCGGAACCGCCGCCACCACCCGCCGGACACATGA